Within Desulfuromonas acetexigens, the genomic segment CAGCCGCCGTAGCCATCCTCTACCCGTAGTCGGACAGGAAAGTTTCCTTCCGGCAGGGATGCCGGCGACCATACGAGCAGGCCGTTTTCGGCACCAAGAGTCATTTCCGCGGGACCTTCCACAAGAAGAAAGTTAAGGTGGTCGCCATCCGTGTCCTGGGCTTGAACCTGATAGGAGAAACCTTCTGTCGCACCGAATTCAGGCGGCTGTGAAAGAATTCTGGGGGCCGCATTGGCTACCTCCAGGGGCATGCTGACAAAAGGCTCCAGAATCTCCCCGCTGAAGGTTTCCGGCGTCACCACAACAGAGAGCATGGCACCGCGCCGCAGTCGATCACCCGGAACCTGTTCCGTGTCAAGGTCTTGCAGTTCCTCGCCATCGAGAAACCAGCGGTAGTGCAACACCACAGCGGGGCTGTCTTCCGCCAACAGGCATTCAGCGGTCAAACCCGTAGCGGTATCAAAGGGTAGGGGCTCGACACTTGCCGATGTAATCACAGAGGCCGCAAAAACCTGTGCCGGTGCGGCTGAGAGCCATGCCATGGCCGCACCGGCCAACAGAAAAAATAATCGCAGTCGATTCATCACCATTGCATCCAGTAGACCGGTTCGAGCGGATTCATCTTGCCCAAGTTGACATCGGGATTATTCGCTGAACTGAAAAAACCACCGCCACGACCGACCAAAACGGAAATGTTGCCTCCCCGATCCACCTTGACGATGGGTTCCGAGGCGATCCCGCGGCCGATTTCATAAGAACGGTCAGGCCGGCCGATCACCACTTCGTCGACAGTATCGTTGGTAGTATCCAGGTTGAAGGCGGCTTTGCCGGTAAAGGCGTCGATCGCATACAGGCGCGAAGGCCCCAATACCCCGGCGCAGGGGTCATCGCCCTCGCTATGTGCTGTGGGTTGATAGGTGCTGAAGTAGGCAACACCATTGAACACCCGAGGGCTGGCGAGAACTTTTTCACCCTCATGATTCGTTTCATCAAGCTGAATGAACCAGCCGTATTTTACGGTTTTGTCCACGGCCTC encodes:
- a CDS encoding putative Ig domain-containing protein gives rise to the protein MNRLRLFFLLAGAAMAWLSAAPAQVFAASVITSASVEPLPFDTATGLTAECLLAEDSPAVVLHYRWFLDGEELQDLDTEQVPGDRLRRGAMLSVVVTPETFSGEILEPFVSMPLEVANAAPRILSQPPEFGATEGFSYQVQAQDTDGDHLNFLLVEGPAEMTLGAENGLLVWSPASLPEGNFPVRLRVEDGYGGWDEQAFELSLAFPEPRQTPEGGSNE